In the genome of Bacillota bacterium, the window TTGTTAAACTAAGCTGTTCCGCCAGCGCAGAATAACCGGCTTCCAAATCCTTTGTATCCTCGATTCTTTGTCCGTCAAGGGCGATAATAATGTCGCCTTTCATTATCCCTAGCTTGTCTGCAAGGCTGCCCGACTCGACATTTGTAACAAGTACACCGGTACTCTCTCGTCTGGTTGGTTGCTCGCTGTCAAACTTGACAGCTTCTTTCCTGCCATGTATGCCAAGCGGAGTTTTTTCTTCCTCGGGTGCTAGAAAGTCTTTCAGAGCTTTTCTAATTGGGTCGATCTCAATTGCAAACCCGATGGCTTGCGCTCTCATGACCATCGCGGTGTTGATGCCGATAACTTCACCTCGCGAGTTAATTAAAGGCCCGCCACTGTTACCGGGATTAATTGGAACATCAACCTGAATGAGGTTCTTTAATTTCTGCTGTCTGCTGAACCAAAGCTCTCTATGTGTTGCACTAATGACACCAGCAGTCACGGTCCACGTAAATCCTAGCGGGTTACCGATTGCAATAGCCAACTGCCCGGGTAGTAAGTTCTTGGATGTGCCAAGCTTAACTGTTGGCAAGTTTTTCCCATCGATTCTAATAAGCGCGACGTCGTGCGTTGGGTCTTTACCGATGAGTTCTCCTTTAAAGCTTCGGCCGTCGGGCAGGTGAACCATGATTGACGAACTATCTTTTACCACATGAAAATTAGTGAGGACAAGCCCATTTTTGTTAATGATCATGCCTGAGCCGGTCCCCTGGACATAATTCTGTCCAAAAGGCCAGGCCTCTATCCTCTTGCCGAGGCTTATATGCACCGTAGCAGGGCCTGCTTTAGCCGCGGCAGAAGTTACTGCTGCAGAGTAAGCATCAAGCAGACCGTTGTCGCTCGGTTTTAGCTTTTTATCTATCTCAATAACATGCGTAAATTTTTTCATGATCATTACTTCTTTCTAAGCCGCTTTCTTGCGTGTGGCTAGAGGCAGGTGCAGGTAAAACTAAACGTTTAAGTCGTTTATAAATTTTTGCAATTGACTTAGTCGCTCCCGATTCAGGGAGTAGTATACGTGTCTGCCAATTTTTTTAACTTTTATGACTCTGCTTTGTCTTAACACCTTAAAATGGTGCGACATTGCAGGCTGGCTGAGGTTAAATCGCTTTCTAAGTATTTGGCAACTTGTATCTGATTCTTGCCTGCTTAAAGCCACTACTATTTTTAACCTCGTATCATCGGATAACGCGTTAAATAACTGCACCAAAGTCTTACTAGCCATTGCATTCACCTTTAAGATTTATACCCAAGAAATATTTAAATAGTTTTAAATATTTAAATACATCATTGCTAAATCGTCAATATAATACCGCTGGCGGATTAGGAATATCTAGCCATTGTTGTGTAATTAATCATAATTGCGCACCATATGCTGTCCTTGCGTAACCTTATACTTTACCGGCTATTTACGCTTCTAAGGTTTGTTTTAAGCTTATTGGCATAAATACGGAAATGTTTTTCTTGATTCTTGCATATAGCTTTGCCGCACTTAAAGCCAGTATCTGCAGGTACCGAGTTTATATGTCGAGGCTTCGTTGATCAATTAGCTCAACCCTTTTTTTACCGGGCAGTGCGTTAAGCAACCCGGCCATGTCGCGGGCGTTTTGCACAGGGTATGTGTTCATGCAATTGTTGAACATGATGTGGACCTGGTCAGTATCTTTAGCAAGTCCCTCTATTCTAGAAACCCATTCTTTGAGTTCGCCTAGGCTATACAGGTAATCAAAACGCTCAGCTACTGTTATGCCTTTTTTGAACCAGTTTTTTGTATTGCGCCCATGAAACCTCACGTAAGCGATTTTTGCCGTGGTCCGTGCTATAGGCGGGATAGTCAAGCCAGATGCGAATTGCGGCTCATCAACCGATACATAAACTAAATTATGGTCACGCAAGAACCTCATAGTGTCCTCGATTTCTTTATTGTCTACCCAACTCTTATGCCGAAACTCGATAGCAAGCAGGCTATCTTTCATCCACTCCTGACACTGAAGGATATAGTTTTTGTTCTCTTTGCTTTTAGTGAAATAGGGCGGGAATTGAAACAGGATAAGACCAAGCTTGCCGGCAATCCGCAGCGGGTTAAGAGCGCTATAGAATATATTGAAAGCCTTTTCAAGCATATCACGAGGAGGTTCTTCGATATAGGGTGCCTTATAACCTGGAGGCAAATGAATAGCCAGAGCACGGCCCAGACTTTTTAGCATGACTTTATGTTTAGTCATCAAGCCAAATGCTTTGAAATGAAAGACAAAATCATCTGGTGTGCGTTGGGCAAAAAGAACTGAATTGCGCTCGGAGGGAAGCGAGTAATAGCTGCTATCGATTTCAACACAGTTAAAATGCTGGGCGTAGAAAGATATCCTCTCGGCCGGTTTTATCCCTTTCGGGTAGAACGTCCCGTCAAGGCCCTTATCGGTAAAACTGCAGGTTCCAATATAATAAGAAGCCACAATATCCTCCTGTGTTTATTATACCAGAGGGATTTGCCGGGTCGTTGCTTGATAGATGGCTTGTGCGCTAAAATAGTTTTGTTTTCAATCCGATTGGAGCAAGATGAAAGCGTACTTAGATATAGAAACCTCATTTTCAAACAAGTTGACAGTCATTGGACTATATATTGCAGAAAGCCGCAGCTTCATCCATCTCGTAGGAGATGCAATAACGCCAGACAGACTCATGGGCTATCTTAAGGATGTAAGGACTATCTACACCTACAACGGCAATCGTTTTGATATCCCGGTGATTCACAGGCACTTAGGAGTAAACTTAAGAGAGAGCCATGAGTCATGCGACCTTATGTATGATTGCCACAGGCATAATCTTAAGGGAGGACTTAAAGCAGTTGAGAGAACTTTGGGGATAGCCCGGAGTATTTTCGGGCGAGGTGAAGACGACCCGAGGGTACTATGGCGAAGGTACCGTATACACAGGGATGAAGAATCGCTGGAAAGGCTGCTTGTGTACAATCGCGAAGACACTTTAAACCTTATACTTCTAGAGGACCGCCTTAAAAATGGGTACAAAAAGAGACAGGATACAGGCTTAGATGAGGTGCCTGTAAAATCTTATATAAGGCTTGTTTAGGCGACCTAAAATGCGAAGGAAAGACTCCCTTATAATTGTTGCTATTACTATTGGCGTTCTGGTTACGATATTGCTACTTTACATTGCCCTGGCCGGCAGTTTACCTGGTATGCGCAAGCCAATTCCGACGACGACTATAGGCAGGACTGAGACTTGTCCGCTCACGGGTGAGAAGGTTAGCACCAGGGCAAACAGGGTGCCGTTTGCTGTCTGCATTGATAATATAGCGCAGGCTAGGCCGCAATCAGGACTGGATAAGGCCGATATTATCTATGAAGTGAGCACTGAAGCAGGCATCCCTAGATTTTTAGCGATCTACTATTGCGGGGGCGCAGATCGCATTGGCCCCGTAAGAAGCGCTAGGACTTATTTTATAAGCCTTGCCAAGCAGTTTAATGCGGTACTTGTCCACGCCGGCGGCAGCCCCCAATCGCTGAGACAAATAAGTGAAGGCGAGATAAGAAGCCTCAACGAGTTCAAATTTAGGGAAGCATACTTCCGCGATCGGTCGAGGCGGGCACCGCACAACCTGTTCACAACTACCGCAAGGCTTTCAGCCGCAGCGGCTGACGCCGGATTCAGCGGGCCGGTCAGGGTCAAAGGGCCGTCGTTTGATGGAGATAGGGCAGCCGGTATAGAGGCGAGAGCCATCACGATCCCATTTCCCACGACGACAGTTAGCTATAACTATGATCCTGTGTCCGGCGATTACTTGCGCTCGATGAACGGTGTAGCCCACACCGATGCAGTTACCCGTGAACAGCTAAGAGCCAAAAATGTGGTAGTTCAATTTACTAAGCAAAGAGTAATAGATACAGCCGGCAGATTGGACATCGATCTTGTTGGCGATGGGAGAGCCATCTTTTTCATTGGTGGGAGGCGTATAGAAGGCCGCTGGATAAGGCCATCCGAATCAGAGCCGTTTCTCTATAAGGATTCAGATGGTAACACAATCAAGCTAAACCGTGGACAAACATGGGTGGAGATTGTTGCTGAAAACATGAGGGTTACCGCGAATTTACCCTAGATTTTTAACGAAGCATAGAATATAGCCATTTGAAGTTTCGTATGCTATAATTTTACTCGCTGTTGAGGGTGCAAAGCTGTGGCGTTTGGCACAGCTTTTCTTTATGGGGGACTGTTGGACAGTCCTAAACTTAAGGAGGGATTCCCGAGCGGCCAAAGGGGACGGACTGTAAATCCGTTGGCGAAGCCTTCGAAGGTTCGAATCCTTCTCCCTCCACAAAATTGCTCTTGAAGGCAATTTTAGATTTTTGCCCTCGCCTCCTTAGCTCAACCTGGCAGAGCACTCGACTTGTAATCGAGAGGTTACCGGTTCGATTCCGGTAGGAGGCTCCGCAGCAGGCCGCCTTTTGGCGGCCTTAACTTTTTCTAGAAGATACCAGCTCCACTACCTCAGAAATAGCATGAACATTAGCATGAATACCAATGCGAGCGCCTACTGGACAAGCTAGTAGATATCTGCTTCAATTAATGGGGCAATAATTGAAGCATTGGTCACGGTAGTAAGAGTCGCAGCAGGTTTATGTCAGAGATTGAAGTCGGTTTGAAGCGTTTTGTAAAGTATATATGCTGTTTTTATCTCGCGATGCCTGATCCGGCAGCCAGCGGAAGAATCGCCGTTAGATATGCCAGAAAACTTCAGGCATCTGTAAAGGCAATTCACAGGTTCAGGCTGCAAAGCGAGACGGATAAAACAATCGCTTAGTATAGCGCCTTACTGCTTGTTTGATTGCTGTACATCCCTAAGTAGCCACCCAGCACCGCGGCGCCTAAGGCGAGTACGGTCCAGAACGTAAACCATCCTATTTCTGATGCGGCAGATCTTGCAAATACACCTATGTTGATTCCAGCGGTTGTTATTGCCGCACCTGAAACGGCCGCTGCTATACCTAATCCAATCAGCAAGACCAACCCGACCAGGGCGAGCATAAGCGCCCAGACCATCAATCCATGCGCCATGCCTATTCCCCTTGTATCTACTGGCATTAACCTGCCGGCGGCGTATCCGCCGATAAATAGGGAGACGACTAGGCTTACTGCGGTCCAGATGCCTATAGCTGTGCTTGCTTGTCTTAAACCGGTTATACTCGTAACCGGCATAGTTGCAAGAATTATAGCGACACCTACTGAGGTCAGCAGTATCTGCCCCGCAATTACAAGGATTACACCTGCCCAAATCGGGCCCCAGCGGACACGGTCGCGAAGCCTGGCTGCCTCAGGAATCGGTTCCCGTACCCCGGCTCTTTCCTCAAGATGTCTTTCCCTTCTTACTTCGGCCATCTCCATCCCTTCTTCGCTGCAAAAACAAGGATATTTTTGTTGCTTTCTGAATACCCATGTACAGGATGCTTAATCGGGTATGAAAATAGCTTTTAGCATTGCCGTATCTTCTTGAAAAGACTACTTTTCATAACAGAGGGGGTAAACTGGGCTCTAAGTTATGTTATTATTATCTATGGTTTGCTACCTTTGCAAAAGGAATGTTCATTTCACGTTGTTGGCAGAATCAAGGGATTAAGGAATTGGTAAGAGGTATATGATCAATGCACCAATAAGAGCAGCACGGGACTTAGCCAAGGCAATAATCATAGCTCTCCTACTTAGCTTATTGATTCCGGCTTGGGTTTTTGCATCCGACAGCTGGAGTCTTTATCAACACGATGCCAGGCATTCTGGTCAGAGTGATTTTAAGGGGCCGGGTAGTGCCAGCATTCTTTGGCTGGTAGCATTTGGCGCAACTGGGAAGCCGACGACACCCATTGCCGTCTCGGCAGACAGTAAGCTTTTCGTTGGCGTTGAGGTCAGCCCTCCAAAAGAATCCACCACAACGACTACTACTGAAAAGAAAGACGCCACAGGCCATTCAGGAGTATTTGCTTTTAGCAAGAATAAAAATGTTCTCTGGGTATCAAAAGCAAGCGGCAGGGTATCGGGCCCACTTGCTGTCGGCAAAGGGGTGGTCTATGCAGTTGTAAATACGGACTTAGTCGCCCTTAATGAGAAGGATGGCTCAATTAAGTGGACGGTTCCTTTAGGCAACGAGTCATTGTGCGGAGTCATGCTGGATAAAGACGGCAACGTGTACACCGCTACTCTTGAAGGCCGGACCTTATACGCAGTTACAGCCGGCGGCAGCGTTAAATGGAAGTACACTGCTGATGGGCAGATAGATAGCCCGCCCGCAGTCGGCGACGACGGGACAGTATATTTTACGGCGAAAGACCTAAGCCTTTATGCTGTTACACGGGAAGGCTCATTAAAATGGAAATTTAAAGTTACTGAGCCTGGTACCGATCAGCTAACCGCACCTGCTATTGGCGAGGATGGCACGGTGTATTTTGGAGGTAGCAGGGATGCAGGGTACTTGACCAAAGAAGATGCCGTAAAAGTTCAAAGGGAATACCTTTATGCCGTTGGATCTGATGGGAAGCTGAAATGGAGATACCAAACAAAAGGCAAGATGCTCACGATGCCCGCTATTGCGCGGGATGGGACCATTATATTTAGTACAACAAGCCTTAATTACACAGAGGAGCGGGATTTTATTCTTGGCAACTGTTATGTTCAGGCAATTAATCCGGACGGCACAGAAAAGTGGGTTTTTGATACGGTTGACAATGCTATAACTATTCCTCCCATCATTGGAAGCGATGGCCGTGTTTACGTAAGTTCAACAGAAGGGGCAATGACTTGCATATCCAAACAGGGGATTATGATTTGGAGGGCGAAAGTTGGCGGAAGGGCCTCAATCGGCCCCAAAGGCATATTTTATATAACTGGCCCAACATCCATAGCTGCAGTTGCCGATAAGGAACTAACAAGGAGCCTGAACAAGGAAAAGAGTGCTGCTAGCACAAAGGGCAGCGGAACCTCTCCCGCCAATTATTTATCCAATCTTGTCTATATTTTGCCTGTTGCTATAGCCCTTGGAATCGGATATCTGTTTAAGATCAGGCTTGGCACGCAAAAGGAAGACACAAAATAGCCCACTTTTTATCCATAAATTACCATTTAACACCATTTACCTGCGTTTTGACCTAAATTATTGTCTTTTACCTGCCGATAAATAAAGGGATGAATCCTTGAAATTCGGATATCTATGGCTGGCGGCATATAGGGTATAGCATGGTTAAGCGTATGCTTATAATAGCTGCCGTTATCAATTTATGCCTGACCACGATATCATACGCAGCAAATATTGTTGCACAGAACACGCACAGCACGCAGACCGCCGATTTGATGACCTTCGGCAAATCTTCGCAGACAGAAAGTAAATCTTTAGAAAATGCTAAAGCAGACCTTAATGGAGTCTATGTTTCTGCACCTTCAAGGTGCAAGGAATGTCATAATATTGATAATATCGGCGGGTACAATACAATATCGGTAGTTGGAAACAGTGATGAAGCCTGCGACTGGTGTCACAGCGAAGGTGCGGCATCTATGTGTGCAGTCAGCCTGGACAACGACGACATGAGCATGGCCGAGCGCAGCGTAGGTCACAGCCGCGGGTTTGGTGTAGATACAGGTAAGTGGCAATCACCTGATGATACTTACCCAGCCTTTACACCCAAGTATTGGCGGGGTGGAATGTCCTGTCTGGATTGCCACCCTGCCCATAATTACAAGAACCAAACATTTAGTCATTCAGAAAAGATTACCCTGTTTTCCCGTGCACTTGATAGTAGCCCGAAGACGATTTTAAAGTTGAATCCAGACCGGGAGGTCGACAGGCGAACAGGGCTTGAGATTCCCGATAGCTACGAAGGAAATTACTCAAGTACGCTTCAGTATCCGACCAATACAATTTCGATAAATTGGGATAGCTATGAGTCGCTTCAGATAAGTTCCCCAGAGGAGCGGCTAAATGTGATAAATAGAATGTGCGTTGACTGCCATGATGGAAATGTTGGGCTGCATGATACTGTAAATCTTGTCTTTTCGGAGGATAGCGCGCTGCGCGGCAAATCCGGTCTTGACGCTTATGTGAGGGCCAGCGCGCACGATGCACGGCCCGAGCGTTGCCAGAAAGAGACTATATTCGATCCGGAGGACGGGCTCAATCATGGACCGGATTGCAGGAGCTGCCATAGCGGAAGCAGTGACTGTGATATCTGCCATGCACTGTCAAAAATAAAGAAGGCAAGCGGTGTTGAAGGACTAATGGATGACTCTGATTCAGGCTCTGCTGGCTCGGGTAAGGCTGACTCAGGTAAGCAGAAGAATGCCATGGCTGACCTCAATGTTTCACCTGATTGTATAAGCCTAGGTATTTCCTGGCCCCACCGCACGCTGGGATGGAAAATGCTAAAGGACGAGCTGTTTGGTATCGACTATGATGGTCGAGAAATCAGGGTCGGCCAACTCAGAAGGTTCTCAGTTGAGAAGGTATCGCTTACACCAAGTCCAGCGCAAGACCTCGACTCGGTTTGTCTTGATTGCCATAATTCAGCCGTATGGAATCCCGCCTCTAAAGAAACCTTCATAAAAGGTCTCCCATAAGGTTGTAAAAGATGCTCCTGCTAATTTTGCAAATAACTACCGGTTAAAACTCCGTTTACATCAAAATTAGTATGGGAACAAAACCGAAAGCCATATCTGGCCGGTGGTCCTTCCTTTTATTAAATACATACAGGAGAGTGTCATGCCTGAATTTGATATAGTTTCTATTGGAGAATGCATGGTGGAATTCTATAGCGATAAGTCTTTTGTAGAAGCCGACCTTTTCCATAAATCTTATGGAGGAGATACCTTGAATACCTTAGTGGCGGCATCGAGGTTGGGGTCTAGGACCGGCTACCTTACGAGAGTTGGGGAGGATGATTTTGCACCTTTCCTTCTTCAGGGATGGCTTAATGAAAGAATTGATTTATCCCTAGTAAAAATTATCCCCGGATTAAAAAACGGTGTTTATTTTGTGTCGGCATTTGAGGGAGGCGGGTACGACTACGCATATTACAGCCAGGGCAGTGCTGCTTCGACCTTATCGGTTGACGATATCGATACCGAGTATTTGGCTGCTGCAAGGTATCTTTTTATTACAGGGATAAGTCAGGGTATATCGAATAGCTGCAGGGATGCAGTTTTTGAAGCCTGCCGGCTGGTTAAAGAGAACAAAACCGGTGATGTATCATATGCACCTAATTTTAGAGCGCACCTTTGGTCAATAGAGGAGGCTAAAAAGGCTTTCCAGGAAGTCTTACCCTTTATTGACATTATATTTTTAGAACATCCTTTTGAGTCTGGTAAAATAGTGGGCATTGAAGACCCGGAAGAGCTCATAAGGGCACTCTGGCAGCAGGGTATCCGGGTTGTTGCATTAAACCTCGGCAGGGATGGACATATTATCGGCGAGAGGCACTCAGGAGTAATTGGCAAGGTCGAGGCGCTTAAGGTAGATAAGGTAGTAGATAAAACAGGTGCTGCTGATGCGTTTTGCGGAGCTTTTCTACACGGACTTGCCAGGGGCTTCGATATATTTCTGGCCGCACAGCTAGGGAGCATTATGGCGGGTTTAAAAATGACCGGTCGCGGATCGATTGCCTCAATGCCAGGCCATGATGATGTTTATCGGGTTTTTGAAGCTGCATAAAAGATAATCCACCAGGGGCCATTCACCAAAGGCCAGGATTTTCTTGCCCGTGGGCGAAGCTCTGGGTTTTAGCTTCTGAACTTGTTCATCTTGACAGGCAAGCCCTCGAAACGTATAATATTCCAATATAGGCATATGTACATATGCGTATAGGAGCAGGTATGAGCACGAAAAATACAAGAACTCTATTCTTCCGGGCTATGTCCGATCCGACAAGACAAAAAATCTTGTCTTTGCTTGAAAAAAGAGAGAAGATGTGTGTTAGTGATCTTGTGCGCGGTTTGAGGGTTTCTCAGCCCACGGTGTCAAAACACCTGGCTATGCTGAGAAACGCGGACTTGGTGCTAGCGGAACGGGCAGGTCAGCAGGTGTATTATT includes:
- a CDS encoding PQQ-binding-like beta-propeller repeat protein, with amino-acid sequence MINAPIRAARDLAKAIIIALLLSLLIPAWVFASDSWSLYQHDARHSGQSDFKGPGSASILWLVAFGATGKPTTPIAVSADSKLFVGVEVSPPKESTTTTTTEKKDATGHSGVFAFSKNKNVLWVSKASGRVSGPLAVGKGVVYAVVNTDLVALNEKDGSIKWTVPLGNESLCGVMLDKDGNVYTATLEGRTLYAVTAGGSVKWKYTADGQIDSPPAVGDDGTVYFTAKDLSLYAVTREGSLKWKFKVTEPGTDQLTAPAIGEDGTVYFGGSRDAGYLTKEDAVKVQREYLYAVGSDGKLKWRYQTKGKMLTMPAIARDGTIIFSTTSLNYTEERDFILGNCYVQAINPDGTEKWVFDTVDNAITIPPIIGSDGRVYVSSTEGAMTCISKQGIMIWRAKVGGRASIGPKGIFYITGPTSIAAVADKELTRSLNKEKSAASTKGSGTSPANYLSNLVYILPVAIALGIGYLFKIRLGTQKEDTK
- a CDS encoding metalloregulator ArsR/SmtB family transcription factor yields the protein MSTKNTRTLFFRAMSDPTRQKILSLLEKREKMCVSDLVRGLRVSQPTVSKHLAMLRNADLVLAERAGQQVYYSINDRHMRECCTSYFSMFSCCSDLFSGSDVDEQSLE
- a CDS encoding sugar kinase, coding for MPEFDIVSIGECMVEFYSDKSFVEADLFHKSYGGDTLNTLVAASRLGSRTGYLTRVGEDDFAPFLLQGWLNERIDLSLVKIIPGLKNGVYFVSAFEGGGYDYAYYSQGSAASTLSVDDIDTEYLAAARYLFITGISQGISNSCRDAVFEACRLVKENKTGDVSYAPNFRAHLWSIEEAKKAFQEVLPFIDIIFLEHPFESGKIVGIEDPEELIRALWQQGIRVVALNLGRDGHIIGERHSGVIGKVEALKVDKVVDKTGAADAFCGAFLHGLARGFDIFLAAQLGSIMAGLKMTGRGSIASMPGHDDVYRVFEAA
- a CDS encoding ribonuclease H-like domain-containing protein, with the protein product MKAYLDIETSFSNKLTVIGLYIAESRSFIHLVGDAITPDRLMGYLKDVRTIYTYNGNRFDIPVIHRHLGVNLRESHESCDLMYDCHRHNLKGGLKAVERTLGIARSIFGRGEDDPRVLWRRYRIHRDEESLERLLVYNREDTLNLILLEDRLKNGYKKRQDTGLDEVPVKSYIRLV
- a CDS encoding DUF72 domain-containing protein → MASYYIGTCSFTDKGLDGTFYPKGIKPAERISFYAQHFNCVEIDSSYYSLPSERNSVLFAQRTPDDFVFHFKAFGLMTKHKVMLKSLGRALAIHLPPGYKAPYIEEPPRDMLEKAFNIFYSALNPLRIAGKLGLILFQFPPYFTKSKENKNYILQCQEWMKDSLLAIEFRHKSWVDNKEIEDTMRFLRDHNLVYVSVDEPQFASGLTIPPIARTTAKIAYVRFHGRNTKNWFKKGITVAERFDYLYSLGELKEWVSRIEGLAKDTDQVHIMFNNCMNTYPVQNARDMAGLLNALPGKKRVELIDQRSLDI
- a CDS encoding metalloregulator ArsR/SmtB family transcription factor — protein: MASKTLVQLFNALSDDTRLKIVVALSRQESDTSCQILRKRFNLSQPAMSHHFKVLRQSRVIKVKKIGRHVYYSLNRERLSQLQKFINDLNV
- a CDS encoding trypsin-like peptidase domain-containing protein, encoding MKKFTHVIEIDKKLKPSDNGLLDAYSAAVTSAAAKAGPATVHISLGKRIEAWPFGQNYVQGTGSGMIINKNGLVLTNFHVVKDSSSIMVHLPDGRSFKGELIGKDPTHDVALIRIDGKNLPTVKLGTSKNLLPGQLAIAIGNPLGFTWTVTAGVISATHRELWFSRQQKLKNLIQVDVPINPGNSGGPLINSRGEVIGINTAMVMRAQAIGFAIEIDPIRKALKDFLAPEEEKTPLGIHGRKEAVKFDSEQPTRRESTGVLVTNVESGSLADKLGIMKGDIIIALDGQRIEDTKDLEAGYSALAEQLSLTIVRDSDIHEIIVKTTVNDTA
- a CDS encoding DUF3048 domain-containing protein, with the translated sequence MRRKDSLIIVAITIGVLVTILLLYIALAGSLPGMRKPIPTTTIGRTETCPLTGEKVSTRANRVPFAVCIDNIAQARPQSGLDKADIIYEVSTEAGIPRFLAIYYCGGADRIGPVRSARTYFISLAKQFNAVLVHAGGSPQSLRQISEGEIRSLNEFKFREAYFRDRSRRAPHNLFTTTARLSAAAADAGFSGPVRVKGPSFDGDRAAGIEARAITIPFPTTTVSYNYDPVSGDYLRSMNGVAHTDAVTREQLRAKNVVVQFTKQRVIDTAGRLDIDLVGDGRAIFFIGGRRIEGRWIRPSESEPFLYKDSDGNTIKLNRGQTWVEIVAENMRVTANLP